A stretch of Gemmatimonas aurantiaca T-27 DNA encodes these proteins:
- a CDS encoding SPOR domain-containing protein produces the protein MSGPGLIPEKWELEGRRLAPLLDSVCAVVIAANDPAVSTQVAIGVARTQGQRRRVAIADLLGESPALEALLTGDDPHGIADSFLYGVSLNKIARPMRDAENVFVMPSGTEPVDHESVYANDRWRRLAAGFHQVGALLIVVARPSTAGFAELCGFMGALMPTGDSAFPTPPGVPLLAPPAPPPPQPEPTPPPERESARRAREAAQVDVVSRRNRILALLLVLGAVAIGIGAMWPQMLTQLPAPVRALLGRVAPDSAATVVPPTPMDSALRPDSTAPGQTPVSDSGVVPLDSSVAPVSPPLPVDNLSDSTVAARYAIYFATANTRAAAMPDSKVRALEAVALSPVVESGEQWFRVTVGASASRPEAEALLARLRSEKIIGAGSIVSVPFALRLETRVTPALVSARLAALSTRGIMAYALRQADGSASVYTGAFESPTQAMALADSLRAVGVAPVLAYRTGRGF, from the coding sequence ATGAGTGGTCCGGGGTTGATTCCGGAGAAGTGGGAATTGGAGGGTCGCCGACTCGCGCCGCTGCTGGACAGTGTGTGCGCGGTGGTGATTGCGGCCAACGATCCGGCGGTGTCCACGCAGGTCGCGATCGGTGTGGCGCGCACGCAGGGACAGCGACGGCGTGTGGCGATCGCGGATCTGCTGGGTGAATCGCCGGCGCTGGAAGCGCTGCTCACTGGCGATGATCCGCACGGTATCGCCGACAGTTTTTTGTATGGGGTGTCGCTCAACAAGATTGCGCGCCCGATGCGGGATGCGGAGAACGTGTTCGTCATGCCCAGCGGCACCGAGCCGGTGGATCATGAGTCCGTGTACGCCAACGATCGCTGGCGTCGTCTGGCCGCCGGTTTCCATCAGGTCGGCGCACTGCTGATCGTGGTGGCACGTCCTTCCACCGCGGGGTTTGCCGAGCTCTGTGGCTTCATGGGCGCGTTGATGCCCACTGGAGATTCGGCGTTTCCGACGCCTCCTGGTGTCCCGTTGCTGGCACCGCCGGCTCCACCACCACCGCAACCGGAACCCACTCCGCCGCCTGAGCGCGAGAGCGCGCGTCGTGCACGGGAAGCTGCGCAGGTGGACGTGGTCAGCCGTCGCAACCGTATCCTCGCGTTGCTGCTGGTGCTGGGCGCCGTGGCCATCGGCATTGGCGCCATGTGGCCACAGATGTTGACCCAGCTTCCGGCGCCCGTACGCGCTCTGCTGGGCCGTGTTGCACCCGACAGCGCTGCCACCGTGGTGCCGCCGACGCCGATGGACAGTGCGTTGCGCCCCGATTCCACCGCGCCGGGACAGACGCCCGTATCGGACAGTGGTGTGGTGCCACTGGATTCGTCCGTGGCGCCGGTCTCACCGCCGCTGCCGGTGGACAATCTGTCCGACAGTACGGTGGCGGCACGCTATGCGATCTACTTCGCCACCGCGAATACACGCGCGGCCGCCATGCCCGACAGCAAGGTCCGGGCGCTGGAAGCCGTGGCGTTGTCGCCGGTGGTGGAGAGTGGCGAACAGTGGTTCCGGGTGACCGTTGGCGCCTCCGCGTCCCGACCCGAAGCGGAGGCGCTGCTGGCACGCCTGCGCAGTGAAAAGATCATTGGCGCGGGGAGCATCGTCTCCGTGCCGTTTGCATTGCGCCTCGAGACGCGTGTGACACCAGCGCTGGTGTCGGCACGTCTGGCGGCGTTGAGCACGCGGGGCATCATGGCCTACGCACTCCGTCAGGCGGACGGCAGTGCGTCGGTGTACACCGGCGCGTTCGAATCACCGACGCAGGCTATGGCGCTTGCGGATTCCTTGCGCGCCGTCGGCGTGGCGCCTGTGCTGGCATATCGAACGGGGAGAGGGTTCTAG
- a CDS encoding SPOR domain-containing protein encodes MRTLLASALVLLACGVAGGCADRSSRPAGADAAPTIPGGPDPLVLRLSRDGGILTAVRYPALDTTIWRSASRVPPLTEVIAFGAEDGYLAAIDTGGSPVRIDLRLGTVTTSRADTVRSLVSADGGAIYGLTRSGEVTRYTPSGSDWRYRPIHPVDALFSQPDGSVILIGAEDNDVQVRRVRPPNQAVSDSVSIKASGEVETIRRTISATAGTVGDRVYFAADEHVIAIRTRDLGIALNVDMGDPVMAIAATPSGDRLFVALEDESVLRIVDRFEEGVTGRIRLPSPASALRMDPMGRMLLARGAGDSVYVVSLGGDAVIGVVRSEWRADLPLVMADGSIAITRGDDVVLAHPSSLADMRTIEGGAKQFWHTLRWNGLRPRAAGLDQPVQFRNSAPRDTSVSATGGAVTAPDTTGAARGDSTAPTAPAVASTFTVSFAALLDERQARALAGRIRVDGLVPRITTTDRDGTTVYRVVLGPFPTRAEAERVGKQAGQNYWIFEGAP; translated from the coding sequence GTGCGCACGCTTCTCGCGTCGGCGCTCGTGCTCCTCGCGTGCGGTGTTGCCGGCGGCTGTGCCGATCGCTCGTCCCGCCCTGCCGGAGCCGACGCCGCCCCCACTATCCCCGGTGGCCCTGACCCCCTGGTGCTGCGGCTGTCGAGAGACGGCGGCATCCTGACGGCTGTCCGCTACCCGGCCCTCGATACGACGATCTGGCGCTCGGCGTCACGCGTCCCGCCCCTCACCGAAGTCATCGCGTTTGGCGCGGAGGACGGGTATCTCGCCGCGATCGATACCGGGGGCAGTCCGGTCCGCATCGACTTGCGCCTGGGGACGGTCACCACGTCGCGTGCCGACACCGTACGGTCTCTCGTGTCGGCGGACGGTGGGGCGATCTATGGTTTGACCCGCAGTGGTGAGGTCACGCGATATACGCCGAGTGGCAGCGACTGGCGTTATCGCCCCATCCATCCCGTCGACGCGCTCTTTTCGCAACCCGATGGGTCGGTGATCCTGATCGGCGCGGAAGACAACGATGTACAGGTGCGACGGGTACGCCCTCCCAATCAGGCGGTGTCGGACAGCGTGTCGATCAAGGCGTCCGGAGAAGTGGAAACCATCCGGCGTACGATCAGCGCCACCGCAGGGACCGTGGGCGACCGTGTGTACTTCGCGGCCGATGAACACGTGATCGCGATTCGTACGCGCGACCTCGGTATCGCGCTCAACGTGGACATGGGCGATCCGGTGATGGCGATCGCGGCCACGCCGAGTGGCGACCGTCTGTTCGTGGCGCTGGAAGATGAATCGGTGCTGCGTATCGTCGATCGGTTCGAGGAGGGTGTCACCGGTCGCATCCGCCTGCCCTCACCGGCCAGCGCGCTGCGCATGGATCCGATGGGACGCATGTTGCTGGCGCGTGGCGCGGGTGACTCCGTGTATGTGGTCAGCCTGGGCGGTGATGCCGTCATTGGTGTGGTGCGCAGCGAATGGCGCGCCGACCTGCCACTCGTGATGGCCGATGGATCGATTGCCATCACGCGGGGCGATGATGTCGTGCTCGCGCATCCGTCTTCCTTGGCCGATATGCGCACCATCGAAGGCGGCGCCAAACAGTTCTGGCACACGTTGCGTTGGAACGGTCTGCGTCCCCGTGCGGCTGGTCTCGATCAGCCCGTGCAGTTCCGCAACAGTGCGCCGCGGGACACCAGCGTGTCCGCGACCGGAGGAGCAGTCACCGCTCCCGACACGACAGGGGCCGCCCGTGGTGATTCGACCGCGCCAACCGCACCGGCGGTGGCGTCCACGTTCACGGTGTCATTTGCCGCACTGCTCGATGAACGCCAGGCACGCGCGTTGGCCGGGCGCATTCGTGTGGATGGTCTCGTGCCACGTATCACGACCACTGATCGTGATGGCACCACGGTGTATCGAGTCGTCCTCGGCCCGTTCCCCACACGCGCCGAAGCCGAGCGTGTGGGCAAACAGGCAGGACAGAATTATTGGATCTTCGAGGGCGCACCATGA
- a CDS encoding MBL fold metallo-hydrolase: MKLTTIGTGTAAPHPSRVSAAHLVEAGDIRLLLDCGSGAVHRMAHLGVAWQDITHVALTHFHTDHIADLPLLIMGWRWGQLPPRSTPVTIYGPVGTGALIERMAAVHGGWMLAPGFPVTVRDLGSDEIVRLPGGVELSSHPVPHTPESVAYSISEGNRRLVYTGDTGVSEALGDWSRDCDLLLAECSLPDDMAIGEHLTPRQVGALAARAQTRQLVLTHFYPPVEAVDIHAEVAEQYAGPTIVATDGWSTHF; the protein is encoded by the coding sequence ATGAAGCTCACTACGATCGGCACGGGCACCGCTGCTCCGCACCCGTCACGGGTTTCCGCCGCCCACCTCGTCGAAGCGGGCGACATTCGCCTGCTGCTCGATTGTGGCAGTGGGGCCGTGCACCGGATGGCGCACCTCGGTGTCGCGTGGCAGGACATCACGCATGTGGCCCTCACGCACTTTCACACCGACCACATCGCGGATCTGCCCCTGCTGATCATGGGGTGGCGCTGGGGGCAACTGCCGCCACGTTCGACTCCAGTGACGATCTATGGCCCGGTCGGGACCGGAGCACTGATCGAGCGCATGGCGGCCGTGCATGGCGGCTGGATGCTCGCCCCCGGCTTTCCCGTGACGGTACGTGATCTTGGCAGCGACGAGATCGTGAGACTGCCCGGTGGGGTGGAGCTGAGCTCCCATCCGGTACCACACACCCCGGAGAGCGTGGCATATTCAATCAGTGAGGGAAATCGACGGCTCGTGTACACCGGGGACACCGGTGTCAGCGAGGCACTCGGTGACTGGTCGCGGGATTGCGATCTGCTGTTGGCGGAATGCTCGCTGCCGGACGACATGGCCATCGGCGAGCACCTGACACCACGCCAGGTAGGGGCTTTGGCCGCCCGCGCGCAGACTCGTCAGCTCGTGCTCACGCACTTCTATCCGCCCGTCGAGGCCGTGGATATCCACGCCGAAGTCGCGGAGCAATACGCCGGTCCCACGATCGTGGCCACCGACGGCTGGTCTACACATTTCTGA
- a CDS encoding ECF-type sigma factor — translation MTELLRAAQAGDTGARDRAGTVVYEELYSLARAYLSRERGDHTLQPTALVHEAYLRLVGQMAPWKNRGHFFGIAAQMMRRVLVDHARRATADRRDRQRSVPLEAAETVSLDDLATGGAEDVLAVHDALEQLERLDPRQARIVELRFFVGLSLEEIAELLDISPATVSRDWAMARAWLRVQLRDS, via the coding sequence TTGACCGAACTGCTGCGCGCGGCCCAGGCCGGCGATACCGGTGCGCGCGACCGGGCGGGAACCGTGGTCTACGAGGAGCTCTACAGCCTGGCGCGGGCCTACCTGAGCCGCGAACGGGGCGACCATACCCTCCAGCCCACCGCCCTGGTCCATGAGGCCTACCTGCGTCTGGTGGGCCAGATGGCGCCCTGGAAGAACCGGGGGCACTTCTTCGGTATCGCCGCGCAGATGATGCGCCGGGTGTTGGTCGATCACGCCCGGCGCGCCACGGCCGATCGTCGGGACCGGCAACGCTCCGTTCCCCTGGAGGCTGCGGAAACGGTGTCGCTGGATGACCTGGCCACGGGGGGCGCCGAGGACGTGCTGGCGGTGCATGATGCGCTCGAACAGCTCGAACGGCTCGATCCCCGGCAGGCCCGCATCGTGGAATTGCGATTCTTCGTTGGACTGTCGCTCGAAGAAATCGCCGAATTGCTCGACATCTCGCCTGCCACGGTGTCCCGCGACTGGGCCATGGCACGTGCCTGGCTACGGGTGCAGCTCCGGGACAGTTGA
- the smc gene encoding chromosome segregation protein SMC yields the protein MRLTKLEVHGFKAFADHLEFVFEKGVTAIVGPNGSGKSNVSDAVRWVLGEQRARAMRGAKMEDVIFHGSSARKAVNMAEVSLHFDNTEGELPVPFKEVVITRRLLRSGESEYLLNRAPCRLRDIQDLVRGTGLGADSGVVIESKMIDALLSDRPDDRRELFEEAAGVGLYRDRRRSAERRLEETTVDLARLDDLIAEVQSQVRSLARQRRRAERHAELTSRRFQVEISLATREMAAWRDELEALDGRLITLREDVPGSEEAIAGAELQREEAHVARSTAEASRLELARLASEQRDRTQKLERELAVSEERQRSTTMRRERAEEERKENEAFGRRLREDRERAATDRTTLEQDLRDAGEALQERLTAEQTAREGVQRERSVLDQLERQVREHRDQARRLELDRDSAAREQTETEQRRDALELERQTLADTLDTIERELLAARDQVETSRLAAQEALDDLEGARLAAATARIADAESRSALASAVELRTELEARMNALAALERERVGLAPSSAKLLKERERFGEGAVLGPLTDFVTADGDAARLVERYLGATMHAIVVRDADAAAAVRRWHTETQPGPLLLLPLDVVTELGADDGALAGSVQASGPTSRWVRALLGKVRAVDSGEAFVDEHGAVFLPGTATGPGPLQRRAELNRLESDLAAADARRDEAALTAEAARLALGEAERAQQAATEGHNRAQQEARRATEVQQEVERRRERAERELAQSSALAERLVSRLQELEQRMQQLAQQADVLHARAGEADSDIDQAREALSIAEREQEQAREARATWQVAQAQAQARLSVAIDREKRLSEEDSTAAARLESLARELSTLSDADQHLVTQLDTWRAELETERKSLADADGRLGEAERAVAAANAALDGCETALDEARRRASALGEQLHGAQLRHTELSGRREAIRQRLETEWRRSLDDLLAGFEELDLSTDDLRVEATQLRTALDELGPVNPLAIEEHEEEQRRLEFLTSQRNDLVAAKQSLHQAIREIDSTARELFLATFSQVRENFRQIFLRMFGGGECDLRLENPDAPLDCDIEVHASPRGKKTQRIHLLSSGERALVALSLLFGIFLTKPSPFCLMDEVDAPLDDQNIGRFVKMLNDFKSRTQFIVITHNPRTTSEAADSVYGVTMQEPGVSSIVSVRLRNGPAVDEKTSNTTSAEAPADSVDDVPDASDSSEPEPLPA from the coding sequence GTGCGTTTGACGAAGCTCGAAGTCCATGGCTTCAAAGCCTTTGCCGATCACCTGGAGTTTGTGTTCGAAAAAGGTGTGACGGCCATCGTCGGACCCAATGGGTCCGGCAAGTCGAACGTGTCCGATGCCGTGCGGTGGGTGCTCGGCGAGCAGCGCGCGCGCGCGATGCGTGGCGCAAAGATGGAAGACGTCATCTTCCACGGCTCGTCCGCGCGCAAGGCCGTGAACATGGCCGAAGTCTCGCTGCACTTCGACAACACCGAAGGCGAGCTGCCCGTCCCGTTCAAGGAAGTGGTGATCACGCGGCGCCTGCTGCGTTCGGGCGAAAGCGAGTACCTGCTCAACCGCGCGCCGTGCCGTCTGCGCGACATTCAGGATCTGGTGCGTGGCACCGGCCTCGGTGCCGACTCGGGTGTGGTCATCGAAAGCAAGATGATCGATGCCCTGCTCTCCGATCGACCGGATGATCGTCGCGAGCTGTTCGAAGAAGCAGCGGGCGTAGGCTTGTATCGGGACCGTCGCCGCAGCGCCGAACGTCGCCTCGAGGAGACCACGGTCGATCTCGCGCGTCTCGACGATCTCATTGCGGAAGTGCAGAGCCAGGTGCGTTCGCTGGCGCGTCAGCGTCGTCGTGCGGAGCGCCATGCCGAGCTCACGTCGCGCCGGTTCCAGGTGGAGATCTCGCTGGCCACGCGCGAAATGGCCGCCTGGCGCGACGAACTCGAAGCGCTCGATGGTCGCCTGATCACCTTGCGCGAAGATGTGCCGGGATCGGAAGAAGCCATTGCCGGTGCCGAACTGCAGCGCGAAGAAGCCCATGTTGCACGTTCCACCGCGGAAGCGAGCCGCCTGGAGTTGGCGCGTCTGGCGAGCGAACAGCGCGACCGCACGCAAAAGCTCGAGCGCGAACTGGCCGTGTCGGAAGAACGGCAGCGCAGCACGACCATGCGTCGCGAGCGGGCCGAAGAAGAACGCAAGGAAAACGAAGCGTTTGGCCGTCGCCTGCGCGAAGACCGTGAGCGTGCGGCCACCGATCGCACGACGCTCGAGCAGGATCTGCGCGATGCCGGTGAAGCGCTGCAGGAACGTCTGACCGCCGAACAGACGGCGCGTGAGGGTGTGCAGCGGGAACGTTCGGTGCTCGACCAGCTCGAGCGCCAGGTGCGTGAGCATCGCGATCAGGCCCGTCGCCTGGAACTCGACCGCGACAGTGCCGCGCGCGAGCAGACCGAAACAGAACAGCGCCGTGATGCGCTCGAACTGGAACGGCAGACGCTGGCCGATACGTTGGACACCATCGAACGCGAACTGCTGGCCGCGCGCGATCAAGTGGAAACGTCGCGTTTGGCCGCACAGGAGGCACTCGACGATCTCGAGGGCGCCCGTCTGGCTGCCGCCACGGCGCGTATTGCCGACGCGGAATCACGCAGTGCGCTCGCCAGCGCCGTGGAGCTGCGCACCGAGCTCGAAGCGCGCATGAACGCGCTGGCCGCGCTCGAACGTGAGCGTGTGGGTCTGGCGCCATCGAGCGCGAAGCTGCTCAAGGAACGTGAGCGCTTCGGGGAAGGCGCGGTATTGGGGCCGCTCACTGACTTCGTCACCGCGGATGGTGACGCGGCGCGTCTCGTGGAGCGGTATCTCGGCGCCACCATGCACGCGATCGTGGTGCGTGATGCCGATGCGGCGGCGGCGGTGCGTCGCTGGCACACGGAAACGCAGCCTGGTCCCCTGCTGCTGCTGCCGCTCGATGTGGTCACGGAACTCGGTGCCGATGACGGCGCGCTCGCTGGCAGCGTGCAGGCCAGTGGCCCCACGTCGCGCTGGGTGCGGGCGTTGCTCGGCAAGGTCCGCGCGGTGGACAGCGGCGAAGCGTTCGTGGACGAACACGGCGCTGTGTTTCTGCCTGGTACGGCAACGGGCCCCGGCCCACTGCAGCGCCGCGCCGAACTCAATCGTCTCGAGTCGGACCTGGCCGCCGCCGATGCCCGGCGCGATGAAGCGGCACTGACCGCCGAAGCGGCGCGTTTGGCCCTTGGCGAAGCCGAACGGGCGCAGCAGGCGGCCACCGAAGGCCACAATCGTGCGCAGCAGGAAGCACGCCGCGCCACCGAAGTTCAGCAGGAAGTGGAGCGGCGTCGCGAACGCGCCGAGCGGGAGCTCGCACAAAGCAGTGCACTGGCCGAGCGACTGGTTTCGCGCTTGCAGGAACTCGAGCAGCGCATGCAGCAGCTCGCGCAGCAGGCCGATGTACTGCATGCACGGGCCGGAGAGGCCGACAGCGACATCGATCAGGCACGTGAGGCCTTGTCGATTGCCGAGCGTGAGCAGGAGCAGGCGCGTGAAGCGCGTGCCACCTGGCAGGTGGCGCAGGCCCAGGCGCAGGCGCGTCTGTCGGTGGCCATCGATCGCGAAAAGCGTTTGTCGGAAGAAGACAGCACGGCCGCCGCTCGTCTCGAATCGTTGGCGCGTGAGCTGTCGACGTTGTCGGATGCCGACCAGCATCTCGTGACGCAGCTCGACACCTGGCGGGCCGAGCTCGAGACCGAGCGGAAGTCGCTGGCCGATGCCGATGGGCGGCTTGGGGAGGCCGAGCGCGCGGTGGCCGCGGCCAACGCCGCGTTGGATGGCTGCGAAACCGCACTCGACGAAGCCCGTCGCCGCGCCAGCGCGCTGGGCGAACAGTTGCACGGTGCGCAGTTGCGCCACACCGAGTTGTCGGGACGTCGTGAAGCGATCCGTCAGCGCCTCGAAACCGAGTGGCGGCGTTCCCTCGATGATCTGCTGGCCGGCTTCGAAGAGCTGGATCTCAGCACGGACGACCTGCGCGTCGAAGCCACGCAGTTGCGCACGGCGCTCGACGAGCTGGGCCCCGTGAATCCGCTGGCGATCGAAGAACACGAGGAAGAACAGCGTCGTCTCGAGTTCCTCACCTCACAGCGCAACGATCTCGTGGCGGCCAAGCAGTCATTGCACCAGGCCATCCGCGAAATCGACAGCACCGCGCGCGAGTTGTTCCTGGCGACGTTCTCGCAGGTGCGTGAGAATTTCCGACAGATCTTCCTGCGGATGTTCGGCGGTGGCGAGTGCGACCTGCGCCTCGAGAACCCCGACGCGCCGCTCGATTGCGATATCGAAGTACATGCCTCGCCGCGTGGCAAGAAGACCCAGCGTATTCACCTGCTTTCGAGCGGTGAACGGGCACTGGTCGCGCTGTCGTTGCTGTTCGGCATTTTCCTCACCAAGCCGAGCCCCTTCTGCCTCATGGACGAAGTGGACGCGCCGCTCGACGACCAGAACATCGGGCGTTTCGTGAAGATGCTGAACGACTTCAAGTCGCGAACCCAGTTCATCGTGATCACGCACAACCCGCGCACCACCTCCGAAGCGGCCGATTCGGTGTACGGTGTCACGATGCAGGAGCCTGGCGTGTCCTCCATCGTCAGCGTGCGTCTGCGCAACGGACCGGCGGTGGACGAGAAGACATCGAACACCACCTCGGCGGAGGCACCAGCAGACTCGGTGGACGATGTACCGGACGCCAGCGATTCATCGGAGCCGGAACCCCTGCCGGCATGA
- the aroF gene encoding 3-deoxy-7-phosphoheptulonate synthase, with product MLVVMQPNASSSEIDRVCEEITRQGFKPLPMPGEVRTAVGLLGDDAKVDWSYIEGLPGVASVLIVQKPYRQASREWKGDNTIVEIAPGVRFGGDEVPIVSGPCSVESEEQILTSARLVRAAGGTALRGGAFKPRSSPYAFQGLGKQGLELLALARRETGLAIVTEAMDERGADLVAEYADCIQIGARNMQNYSLLRYVGTLGKPVMLKRGMAATINDLLLSAEYVLAEGNPNVILCERGVRTFDSATRNLFDLTAIPVVHKLSHLPIVADPSHGTGLRDKVTPMARAAVAAGADGILVEMHPQPDKALSDGAQSLYPEQFAELVLQLRTIAQAIGRSVPTLT from the coding sequence ATGCTGGTCGTGATGCAGCCCAACGCCTCTTCGTCCGAAATCGATCGGGTATGCGAAGAGATCACGCGTCAGGGCTTCAAGCCCCTCCCCATGCCGGGCGAAGTGCGCACGGCGGTCGGTCTGCTTGGTGATGATGCCAAGGTGGATTGGTCGTACATCGAGGGGCTTCCAGGCGTCGCCAGCGTGCTCATTGTGCAGAAGCCGTATCGCCAGGCGTCGCGTGAATGGAAGGGCGACAACACGATCGTGGAGATTGCGCCGGGCGTGCGCTTTGGCGGCGACGAAGTACCCATCGTGTCCGGTCCGTGCTCGGTGGAGTCGGAGGAGCAGATCCTCACGTCGGCGCGTCTGGTGCGTGCCGCTGGAGGCACCGCCCTGCGTGGTGGTGCCTTCAAGCCGCGCTCGTCGCCGTATGCCTTTCAGGGACTCGGCAAGCAGGGGCTCGAGCTGTTGGCGCTCGCGCGTCGTGAGACCGGGCTGGCCATCGTGACGGAAGCGATGGATGAACGGGGTGCCGATCTCGTGGCCGAGTATGCCGACTGCATTCAGATCGGCGCGCGCAACATGCAGAACTACTCGTTGCTGCGATACGTGGGCACGTTGGGCAAGCCGGTGATGCTGAAGCGCGGCATGGCGGCCACCATCAACGATCTGCTGCTGAGCGCCGAGTACGTGTTGGCGGAAGGCAATCCGAACGTGATCCTGTGCGAACGTGGCGTGCGCACGTTCGATAGCGCCACGCGGAATCTGTTCGATCTCACGGCCATCCCGGTGGTGCACAAGCTTTCGCACCTGCCCATCGTGGCCGACCCGAGCCATGGCACGGGCCTGCGCGACAAGGTTACGCCGATGGCACGCGCGGCGGTGGCGGCTGGTGCCGATGGCATTCTCGTGGAAATGCATCCGCAGCCCGACAAGGCACTGTCCGATGGCGCGCAATCGCTCTATCCGGAACAGTTTGCGGAGCTGGTGCTACAACTGCGCACGATCGCGCAGGCGATTGGCCGGTCCGTGCCCACGCTCACCTGA